A genomic region of Cygnus atratus isolate AKBS03 ecotype Queensland, Australia chromosome 13, CAtr_DNAZoo_HiC_assembly, whole genome shotgun sequence contains the following coding sequences:
- the APLN gene encoding apelin, which yields MAERRWLLALLLLLLLLCLALAAAAGPVPDGTGPEQGRIRTLVRPRGARRGAGQRAGGWRRLRRPRPRLSHKGPMPF from the exons ATGGCGGAGCGGCGCTggctgctggcgctgctgctgctgctgctgctgctctgcctcgcCCTGGCCGCCGCCGCGG GGCCGGTGCCGGATGGGACGGGTCCGGAGCAGGGCCGCATCCGAACCCTGGTGCGGCCGCGGGGtgcgcggcgcggggccgggcagcgggcGGGCGGGTGGCGGAGGCtccgccggccccggccccggctgtCCCACAAGGGCCCCATGCCCTTCTGA
- the XPNPEP2 gene encoding LOW QUALITY PROTEIN: xaa-Pro aminopeptidase 2 (The sequence of the model RefSeq protein was modified relative to this genomic sequence to represent the inferred CDS: deleted 2 bases in 1 codon), which yields MHPRVPRELVGVVAKPLSVIFEKSWQSGEVPSDWKRGNPSKTTEQILLETVLRPVENKEVIGDSEQGFTKGRSCLKNLGAFYNGVTALVDRGGTTDIIYLDLRKALDAVPHASLRPWGKGAGGGTCHPRHCRNVPSSASSSGTRAAMEPSRWIAAWLLLLQACTPGCSQQAVSPRTDIRDCSVDPPYLPPTATNTTARLAALRDAMRAHSIHAYIVPSTDAHMSEYIAERDSRLGWLTGFTGSAGTVVVTQDRAALWTDSRYWTQAERQLDCNWELQRTTWIKYIGQWILESVPAGGNVSLDPFLFSIDTWNSYSQALQGSGRALLPMETNLVDQVWGDQRPPPASSEIYSLPAEFTGSSWQEKVAGIRQQMEEHTQSPTAVLLSGLEETAWLFNLRGDDIPYNPVFYSYTLLTSTNISLFVDEARLTAEARQSLRADCPGPLCVELRNYSQARAHLQRYAQGNVTVWLGTEYTTYGLYSVVPQEKLVEDSYSPVMLAKAVKNEKEQELLRAAHVRDAVAVIQYLLWLEKMVPQGQVDEFLGARHIDALRRAQQHSHGPSFESISASGLNAALAHYSPSNTSRRKLSVDEMYLSDTGGQYLDGTTDITRTMHWGTPTPLQKEAYTRVLMGNIDLSRLVFPPNTAGRNVESFARRALWDVGLNYGHGTGHGIGNFLSVHEWPVGFQSNNVPLTAGMFTSIEPGYYRDGEFGIRIEDIALVVEAQTKHPTGEEPFLTFEVVSLVPYDRNLIDVSLLSQEQIKYLNAHYETIRARVGPELQRQQLEEEYRWLQRNTEPFPLASTSTTTATTLGTLAISSLVSMLLTELQA from the exons ATGCATCCGCGGGtccccagggagctggtggGTGTAGTTGCTAAGCCTCTCTCtgtcatatttgagaagtcgtGGCAGTCCGGTGAAGTTCCCtctgactggaagaggggaaaccCCAGCAAGACCacggagcagatcctcctggaaactgtgCTAAGGCCcgtggaaaataaggaggtgattggtgacagcgAACAGGGCTTCACTAAAGGCAGATCGTGCCTGAAAAACCTGGGggccttctacaatggggttacagcactggtggatagGGGAGGaacaactgacatcatctacctggacttgcGTAAAGCACTTGATGCTGTCCCCCATG CATCCCTCCGCCCCTGGGGCAAAGGCGCAGGAGGAGGGACCTGTCACCCCCGGCACTGCCGAAACGTCccttcctctgccagcagctcgGGGACT CGAGCAGCCATGGAGCCCTCCCGGTGGATCGCAGCCTGGCTGCTCCTTCTCCAGG ccTGCACCCCAGGATGCTCACAGCAGGCCGTGTCCCCCAGGACCGACATTCGGGACTGCTCTGTGGACCCACCG TACCTGCCCCCCACGGCCACCAACACCACGGCGCGGCTCGCCGCTCTGCGGGATGCCATGCGCGCCCACAGCATCCACGCCTACATCGTGCCCTCCACGGATGCCCACATG AGCGAGTACATCGCCGAGCGGGATTCCCGTCTGGGCTGGCTGACCGGCTTCACCGGCTCTGCGG gCACCGTCGTGGTGACACAGGACAGGGCGGCCCTGTGGACCGACAGCCGCTACTGGACGCAGGCAGAGCGGCAGCTGGACTGCAactgggagctgcagaggacAA CATGGATCAAGTACATTGGGCAGTGGATCCTGGAGTCGGTTCCTGCAGGGGGCAATGTCAGCCTGGACCCGTTCCTCTTCTCCATCG ACACCTGGAACAGCTACAGCCAGGCTCTACAGGGCTCTGGCAGGGCCTTGCTGCCCATGGAGACCAACCTCGTGGACCAAGTGTGGGGCGACCAGAGACCCCCTCCGGCCTCCAGCGAGATCTACAGCCTCCCGGCAGAGTTCACGG ggagcagctggcaggagaagGTGGCCGGGATCCGGCAGCAGATGGAGGAGCACACCCAGAGCCCCACGGCCGTGCTGCTCTCCGGGCTGGAGGAGACCGCCT GGCTCTTCAACCTCCGTGGAGATGACATCCCCTACAACCCTGTCTTCTACTCCTACACACTGCTGACCAGCACCAACATAAG cctgttCGTGGACGAGGCGCGCCTGACGGCAGAGGCACGGCAGTCCCTGCGGGCTGACTGCCCCGGGCCGCTCTGCGTGGAGCTGCGGAACTACAGCCAGGCACGTGCCCACCTCCAGCGCTACGCCCAGGGCAACGTCACGGTCTGGCTCGGCACCGAGTACACCACCTACGGCCTCTACAGCGTCGTTccccag GAGAAGCTGGTGGAGGACAGCTACTCCCCGGTGATGCTGGCCAAGGCTGTGAAGAACgagaaggagcaggagctgttGCGAGCTGCTCAC GTTCGGGACGCGGTGGCTGTCATCCAGTACCTGCTGTGGTTGGAGAAGATGGTGCCGCAGGGGCAGGTGGACGAGTTTTTGGGTGCCCGCCACATCGATGCCCTCCGACG ggcccagcagcacagccacggGCCCAGCTTCGAGTCCATCTCTGCCAGCGGGCTCAACGCGGCACTCGCCCACTACAG cccatCCAACACCAGCAGACGGAAGCTGTCGGTGGATGAGATGTACCTGTCGGACACCGGCGGGCAGTACCT GGATGGCACCACAGACATCACGCGGACCATGCACTGGGGCACCCCGACCCCACTCCAGAAG GAAGCCTACACCCGCGTGCTGATGGGCAACATTGACCTCTCCCGCCTCGTCTTCCCGCCCAACACGGCCG GGAGAAACGTGGAGTCCTTCGCCCGCCGGGCGCTCTGGGACGTGGGGCTCAACTACGGCCACGGGACCGGCCACGGCATCGGCAACTTCCTCTCGGTCCATGAGT GGCCCGTGGGTTTCCAGTCCAACAACGTGCCGCTGACTGCAGGCATGTTCACGTCCATCG AGCCCGGCTACTACCGGGATGGAGAGTTCGGGATCCGCATCGAGGACATCGCGCTCGTGGTGGAGGCGCAGACCAAG caccccaccGGGGAGGAGCCCTTCCTGACCTTCGAGGTGGTGTCGCTGGTGCCCTACGACCGCAACCTCATCGACGTCAGCCTCCTGTCGCAGGAGCAG ATAAAGTACCTGAACGCCCACTATGAGACCATCCGGGCACGTGtggggccggagctgcagcggcagcagctggaggaggagtaCCGCTGGCTGCAGAGGAACACCGAGCCCTTCCCGctggccagcaccagcaccaccaccgccaccacgCTGGGCACGCTGGCCATCAGCTCGCTTGTCTCCATGCTGCTCACTGAGCTGCAGGCCTGA
- the SASH3 gene encoding SAM and SH3 domain-containing protein 3, whose protein sequence is MLRRKPSNASDKEPCHRKLSLQRSSSFKDFAKAKVSSPVASEKEFNLDENIPEDEPSSAAPEEAARSSGMKLGKKWRAVISRTMNRKMGRMAVKALAEGKVSRAEEEGSPSPLSPASSMEEPSHEKMPLSYLEMEEDAHPAISRQLSSGSEASSPSPNNRDSLRLEESGPAYTGPFCGRARVHTDFTPSPYDKDSLKLRKGDIIGIIEKPPVGTWTGLLNNKVGSFKFIYVDIIPEEMAPARKSRGQGKSKRPKPKTLHELLERINLQEHTSTLLLNGYQTLEDFKELRETHLNELNITDPQHRAKLLTAAELLLDYDTASESEEGDSSEAQPSPSEPKGDIPRDSGCFEGSETLDGSREEAELAGPEGQLGALSPAESS, encoded by the exons ATGCTGCGCCGCAAGCCCTCCAACGCCAGCGACAAGGAGCCCTGCCACAGGAAG ctctccctccaGCGCTCCAGCAGCTTCAAGGACTTTGCCAAGGCCAAAGTCAGCTCCCCTGTGGCGAGCGAGAAGGAGTTCAATCTGGATGAGAAT ATCCCTGAGGATGAGcccagcagcgctgcccccGAGGAGGCGGCGCGGAGCAGCGGGATGAAGCTGGGCAAGAAGTGGCGGGCCGTCATCTCCCGCACCATGAACCGCAAGATGGGCAGGATGGCGGTGAAGGCGCTGGCCGAGGGGAAGGtgagcagg gcagaggaggaggggtccccgtcccccctgtccccagccagcagcatggAGGAGCCGAGCCACGAGAAGATGCCCCTGTCCTACCTGGAGATGGAGGAAGACGCGCACCCAGCCATCAGCCGCCAGCTGTCCAGCG gcaGCGAGGcgtccagccccagccccaacaACCGGGACAGCCTGCGGCTGGAGGAGAGCGGCCCTGCCTACACAGGCCCCTTCTGCGGCAGGGCCCGCGTCCACACGGACTTCACGCCGAGCCCCTACGACAAGGACTCGCTGAAGCTGCGG AAAGGGGACATCATCGGCATCATCGAGAAGCCGCCCGTGGGCACCTGGACGGGGCTGCTCAACAACAAGGTGGGCTCCTTCAAGTTCATCTACGTGGACATCATCCCCGAGGAGATGGCCCCCGCCCGCAAGAGCCGGGGCCAGGGCAAGAGCAAGCGGCCCAAGCCCAAGACGCTCCACGAGCTGCTGGAGCGCATCAACCTGCAG GAGCACACCTCCACCCTGCTACTGAACGGCTACCAGACCCTGGAGGACTTCAAGGAGTTGCGGGAGACCCACCTCAACGAGCTGAACATCACGGACCCCCAGCACCGTGCCAAGCTGCTCACGGCCGCCGAGCTCCTCCTGGATTATGACA CAGCGAGCGAGTCAGAGGAAGGTGACAGCTCTGAAGCCCAGCCTTCGCCCTCGGAGCCCAAGGGGGACATCCCGCGGGACTCGGGCTGCTTCGAAGGATCCGAGACCCTGGACGGCAGCCGGGAGGAGGCCGAGCTGGCAGGCCCTgaggggcagctgggggctcTGTCCCCAGCAGAGTCCTCCTGA
- the ZDHHC9 gene encoding palmitoyltransferase ZDHHC9 encodes MSVLVARKKKKKVVRRWEKLPGRNTFCCDGRIMMARQKGIFYLTLFLILGTCALFFAFECRYLAVQLSPAIPVFAAVLFLFAMATLLRTSFSDPGVIPRALPDEAAFIEMEIEATNGTVPQGQRPPPRIKNFQINNQIVKLKYCYTCKIFRPPRASHCSICDNCVERFDHHCPWVGNCVGKRNYRYFYLFILSLSLLTIYIFTFNIVYVALKSLKIGFLNTLKETPGTVLEVLICFFTLWSVVGLTGFHTFLVALNQTTNEDIKGSWTGKNRVQNPYSHGNIVKNCCEVLCGPLPPSVLDRRGILQQEESTAQEETCTRGSSAHEPTAAQGPGGQEEESSAQQKDGSLPHPSAVPVPSLSKAEMPEEKQLTTGELPLPSQDAGQAEH; translated from the exons ATGTCGGTGCTGGTGGcgaggaagaagaagaagaaggtggTGCGGAGATGGGAGAAGCTGCCCGGCAGGAACACCTTCTGCTGCGACGGGCGCATCATGATGGCCCGGCAGAAGGGCATCTTCTACCTGACGCTCTTCCTCATCCTCGGCACCTGCGCCCTCTTCTTCGCCTTCGA GTGTCGGTACCTGGCAGTCCAGCTCTCTCCAGCCATCCCCGTGTTTGCAGCAGTTCTCTTCCTGTTTGCCATGGCCACGCTCCTGCGGACGAGCTTCAGTGATCCCGGGGTGATCCCGAGAGCCCTGCCCGATGAGGCGGCCTTCATTGAGATGGAGATTG AGGCCACAAATGGGACCGTGCCGCAGGGTCAGCGCCCGCCCCCGCGGATTAAGAACTTCCAGATCAACAACCAGATAGTAAAGCTGAAGTATTGCTACACATGTAAGATCTTCCGTCCGCCCCGTGCCTCTCACTGCAGCATCTGTGACAACTGTGTGG AGCGCTTCGACCATCACTGTCCCTGGGTGGGCAACTGCGTGGGGAAGAGGAACTACCGCTATTTCTACCTCTTCATCCTCTCGCTCTCACTCCTCACCATCTACATATTCACCTTCAACATAGTCTACGTAGCACTAA AATCTCTGAAGATTGGGTTTCTGAACACGTTGAAGGAAACCCCAGGGAC TGTACTGGAGGTGCTCATCTGTTTCTTCACCCTGTGGTCGGTGGTGGGGTTAACTGGGTTCCACACCTTCCTGGTGGCACTGAATCAGACAACCAACGAAGAC ATCAAGGGTTCCTGGACTGGGAAAAACCGTGTGCAGAATCCCTACAGCCATGGCAACATAGTGAAGAACTGCTGTGAGGTGCTCTGCGGACCTCTGCCCCCCAG cGTCTTGGACAGACGGGGCATcttgcagcaggaggagagcacAGCTCAGGAGGAGACATGCACACGGGGGTCCAGCGCTCACGAGCCCACTGCTGCTCAGGGCCCTGGTgggcaggaagaggagagcagcGCTCAGCAGAAGGACGGCAGCCTTCCTCACCCGAGTGCC gtccCTGTGCCATCCCTGAGCAAAGCTGAGATgccagaggaaaagcagctaaCGACTGGGGAGCTCCCGCTCCCATCCCAGGACGCTGGGCAAGCAGAGCACTAG
- the UTP14A gene encoding U3 small nucleolar RNA-associated protein 14 homolog A isoform X2: MAEEWLGVEAAGSGGEEEGPEDGDRRHRQLLEAVSALSGRKRRRLAERSEASAQVSEFNVSCKGAGEKLVLSELLQPIRAQSALSSVKKELSRAKQKKAVELPLSKEERERVVREAAYVKTSKDVGKWQPVVLQNRRAEQLVFPLKQELVAVAPLEQVVSAWKPRTPLEQEIFGLLHKTQQPITDPLLTPQEKASLQAMSLEEARRRRAELQKARVLQSYYEAKARREKKIKSKKYHRVLKKSKRRKALKEFELLQKSDPEAALAKLEELEQLRMEERMSLKHQNKGKWARSRAIMAKYDLEARKAMQEQLARNKELMQKVRVELPEEEPGDVPEEDLTSVTVPVGASRANPWMLGKPSDPAKEPEVREGLEDAAVPGAVESKEEMSEEEVSEEEALLQDFEQKRHARQRRAGSPEQHGTGETEAVSDPPGDSSVHPICDEEQVSAGIEPPPQAQEETLLSEQLDRVQTMEDVEALASKEPLEEQEKPAAAGAEERAHQQDKGRAGARPAKKPTAKKKMISLQSVLSGKPQEIQCPSLPVVMEEEEGGIDQRGVITEAFAGDDVVADFHREKSKAERDAKPQPVNLVLPGWGEWGGTGLKPSAKKIKRFLIKPPPAPPRKDQHLPHVIMSEQRNIHAAAHQVSELPFPFVRHQQFEQSIRTPVGSTWNTQRAFQKLTAPRVITRAGHIIQPLSAEDVTSAGSGAKPVLEIAPEQRGQSSGRPHKRAR; this comes from the exons ATGGCGGAGGAGTGGCTGGGCGTGgaggcggcgggcagcggcggcgaggaggag GGCCCGGAGGATGGCGACCGGCGGCACCGGCAGCTCCTGGAGGCGGTCAGCGCCCTGTCCGGGCGGAAGCg GCGGAGGCTGGCGGAGCGCTCCGAGGCCAGCGCGCAGGTGTCCGAGTTCAACGTCAGCTGTAAAG GTGCCGGGGAGAAGCTGGTCCTGTcggagctcctgcagcccatcCGTGCCCAGTCCGCCCTGAGCAGCGTGAagaaggagctgagcagagcgAAGCAGAAGAAGGCCGTGGAGCTGCCCCTCAGCAAGGAGGAGCGGGAGAGG GTCGTGAGGGAGGCTGCCTACGTCAAGACCTCCAAAGACGTTGGCAAATGGCAGCCGGTGGTCCTGCAGAACCGTCGAGCGGAGCAGTTGGTTTTCCCTCTGAAGCAGGAGCTCGTGGCGGTTGCCCCCCTGGAGCAAGTGGTTTCGGCATGGAAG CCACGAACTCCCCTGGAGCAGGAGATCTTCGGACTGCtccacaaaacacagcagcccATCACAGACCCGCTGCTGACGCCGCAGGAGAAAGCCTCGCTGCAGGCAATGAGCCTGGAGGAG GCCCGGCGGCGgcgagcagagctgcagaaggctCGGGTCCTGCAGTCCTACTACGAAGCCAAGGCTCGGCGAGAGAAGAAGATCAAGAGCAAGAA GTACCACCGCgtgctgaagaaaagcaagaggCGCAAGGCCCTGAAGGAGtttgagctgctgcagaagtcGGACCCTGAGGCCGCCTTGGCaaagctggaggagctggagcagctccgGATGGAG gAGCGGATGAGTCTCAAGCACCAGAACAAGGGGAAATGGGCCCGCTCCAGGGCCATTATGGCCAAGTACGACCTGGAG GCCCGCAAGGccatgcaggagcagctggCCAGGAACAAGGAGCTGATGCAGAAGGTGCGGGTGGAGCTGCCCGAGGAGGAGCCAGGTGATGTGCCTGAGGAGGACCTCACGTCTGTGACCGTCCCTGTGGGTGCCAGCAGAGCAAATCCCTGGATGCTGGGCAAGCCCAGTGACCCAGCCAAGGAACCTGAGGTGCGAGAGGGTCTTGAAGACGCTGCAGTGCCTGGTGCTGTAGAGAGCAAGGAGGAGATGTCGGAGGAGGAGGTGTCGGAGGAGGAGGCCCTGCTACAAGACTTTGAGCAGAAACGGCACGCGCGGCAGCGGCGGGCAGGGAGCCCTGAGCAGCACG GCACTGGTGAGACGGAGGCAGTTTCTGACCCTCCGGGGGACAGCTCCGTGCACCCCATCTGTGACGAGGAGCAGGTGAGTGCAGGGATCGAGCCGCCTCCCCAGGCCCAGGAGGAGACCCTGCTGTCAGAGCAGCTGGACCGCGTGCAGACGATGGAGGACGTCGAGGCTCTGGCCTCCAAGGAGCCcttggaggagcaggagaagccagcggctgcaggagcagaagagCGAGCACACCAGCAGGacaaaggcagagctggggcccGGCCTGCCAAGAAACCGACGgccaagaagaaaatgattagCCTGCAGTCCGTGCTGTCTGGAAAGCCCCAGGAGATTCAGTGCCCCAGCCTACCCGTGGTcatggaggaggag GAGGGTGGCATCGACCAGCGGGGGGTGATCACCGAGGCCTTTGCCGGGGACGACGTAGTTGCCGACTTCCACCGGGAGAAGAGCAAGGCGGAGCGGGACGCGAAGCCCCAGCCGGTGAACTTGGTGCTGCCGGGCTGGGGCGAGTGGGGAGGCACCGGGCTGAAGCCCAGCGCCAAGAAAATAAAACG GTTCCTGATCaagccccccccagcacctcccaggaAGGACCAGCACTTGCCCCACGTCATCATGAGCGAGCAGCGCAACATCCATGCGGCGGCACATCAG GTCAGCGAGCTGCCCTTCCCCTTCGTGAGGCACCAGCAGTTCGAGCAGAGCATCCGGACGCCCGTGGGCTCCACGTGGAACACACAGCGTGCTTTCCAGAAGCTGACCGCCCCCCGCGTCATCACCCGGGCAGGCCACATCATCCAGCCCCTCTCTGCTGAGGACGTCACCTCAGCTGGCAGCGGAGCCAAACCAGTGCTAGAAATCGCTCCCGAGCAGCGAGGGCAGTCCTCTGGCCGCCCGCACAAGAGAGCGCGATAG
- the UTP14A gene encoding U3 small nucleolar RNA-associated protein 14 homolog A isoform X1 — translation MAEEWLGVEAAGSGGEEEGPEDGDRRHRQLLEAVSALSGRKRRRLAERSEASAQVSEFNVSCKGAGEKLVLSELLQPIRAQSALSSVKKELSRAKQKKAVELPLSKEERERVVREAAYVKTSKDVGKWQPVVLQNRRAEQLVFPLKQELVAVAPLEQVVSAWKPRTPLEQEIFGLLHKTQQPITDPLLTPQEKASLQAMSLEEVGDSFFFSLLCWPWWPLPLRLPLRCAPWQARRRRAELQKARVLQSYYEAKARREKKIKSKKYHRVLKKSKRRKALKEFELLQKSDPEAALAKLEELEQLRMEERMSLKHQNKGKWARSRAIMAKYDLEARKAMQEQLARNKELMQKVRVELPEEEPGDVPEEDLTSVTVPVGASRANPWMLGKPSDPAKEPEVREGLEDAAVPGAVESKEEMSEEEVSEEEALLQDFEQKRHARQRRAGSPEQHGTGETEAVSDPPGDSSVHPICDEEQVSAGIEPPPQAQEETLLSEQLDRVQTMEDVEALASKEPLEEQEKPAAAGAEERAHQQDKGRAGARPAKKPTAKKKMISLQSVLSGKPQEIQCPSLPVVMEEEEGGIDQRGVITEAFAGDDVVADFHREKSKAERDAKPQPVNLVLPGWGEWGGTGLKPSAKKIKRFLIKPPPAPPRKDQHLPHVIMSEQRNIHAAAHQVSELPFPFVRHQQFEQSIRTPVGSTWNTQRAFQKLTAPRVITRAGHIIQPLSAEDVTSAGSGAKPVLEIAPEQRGQSSGRPHKRAR, via the exons ATGGCGGAGGAGTGGCTGGGCGTGgaggcggcgggcagcggcggcgaggaggag GGCCCGGAGGATGGCGACCGGCGGCACCGGCAGCTCCTGGAGGCGGTCAGCGCCCTGTCCGGGCGGAAGCg GCGGAGGCTGGCGGAGCGCTCCGAGGCCAGCGCGCAGGTGTCCGAGTTCAACGTCAGCTGTAAAG GTGCCGGGGAGAAGCTGGTCCTGTcggagctcctgcagcccatcCGTGCCCAGTCCGCCCTGAGCAGCGTGAagaaggagctgagcagagcgAAGCAGAAGAAGGCCGTGGAGCTGCCCCTCAGCAAGGAGGAGCGGGAGAGG GTCGTGAGGGAGGCTGCCTACGTCAAGACCTCCAAAGACGTTGGCAAATGGCAGCCGGTGGTCCTGCAGAACCGTCGAGCGGAGCAGTTGGTTTTCCCTCTGAAGCAGGAGCTCGTGGCGGTTGCCCCCCTGGAGCAAGTGGTTTCGGCATGGAAG CCACGAACTCCCCTGGAGCAGGAGATCTTCGGACTGCtccacaaaacacagcagcccATCACAGACCCGCTGCTGACGCCGCAGGAGAAAGCCTCGCTGCAGGCAATGAGCCTGGAGGAGGTgggtgattctttttttttttcactcctgtGCTGGCCGTGGTGGCCTCTTCCTTTGCGCTTGCCCTTACGCTGCGCTCCCTGGCAGGCCCGGCGGCGgcgagcagagctgcagaaggctCGGGTCCTGCAGTCCTACTACGAAGCCAAGGCTCGGCGAGAGAAGAAGATCAAGAGCAAGAA GTACCACCGCgtgctgaagaaaagcaagaggCGCAAGGCCCTGAAGGAGtttgagctgctgcagaagtcGGACCCTGAGGCCGCCTTGGCaaagctggaggagctggagcagctccgGATGGAG gAGCGGATGAGTCTCAAGCACCAGAACAAGGGGAAATGGGCCCGCTCCAGGGCCATTATGGCCAAGTACGACCTGGAG GCCCGCAAGGccatgcaggagcagctggCCAGGAACAAGGAGCTGATGCAGAAGGTGCGGGTGGAGCTGCCCGAGGAGGAGCCAGGTGATGTGCCTGAGGAGGACCTCACGTCTGTGACCGTCCCTGTGGGTGCCAGCAGAGCAAATCCCTGGATGCTGGGCAAGCCCAGTGACCCAGCCAAGGAACCTGAGGTGCGAGAGGGTCTTGAAGACGCTGCAGTGCCTGGTGCTGTAGAGAGCAAGGAGGAGATGTCGGAGGAGGAGGTGTCGGAGGAGGAGGCCCTGCTACAAGACTTTGAGCAGAAACGGCACGCGCGGCAGCGGCGGGCAGGGAGCCCTGAGCAGCACG GCACTGGTGAGACGGAGGCAGTTTCTGACCCTCCGGGGGACAGCTCCGTGCACCCCATCTGTGACGAGGAGCAGGTGAGTGCAGGGATCGAGCCGCCTCCCCAGGCCCAGGAGGAGACCCTGCTGTCAGAGCAGCTGGACCGCGTGCAGACGATGGAGGACGTCGAGGCTCTGGCCTCCAAGGAGCCcttggaggagcaggagaagccagcggctgcaggagcagaagagCGAGCACACCAGCAGGacaaaggcagagctggggcccGGCCTGCCAAGAAACCGACGgccaagaagaaaatgattagCCTGCAGTCCGTGCTGTCTGGAAAGCCCCAGGAGATTCAGTGCCCCAGCCTACCCGTGGTcatggaggaggag GAGGGTGGCATCGACCAGCGGGGGGTGATCACCGAGGCCTTTGCCGGGGACGACGTAGTTGCCGACTTCCACCGGGAGAAGAGCAAGGCGGAGCGGGACGCGAAGCCCCAGCCGGTGAACTTGGTGCTGCCGGGCTGGGGCGAGTGGGGAGGCACCGGGCTGAAGCCCAGCGCCAAGAAAATAAAACG GTTCCTGATCaagccccccccagcacctcccaggaAGGACCAGCACTTGCCCCACGTCATCATGAGCGAGCAGCGCAACATCCATGCGGCGGCACATCAG GTCAGCGAGCTGCCCTTCCCCTTCGTGAGGCACCAGCAGTTCGAGCAGAGCATCCGGACGCCCGTGGGCTCCACGTGGAACACACAGCGTGCTTTCCAGAAGCTGACCGCCCCCCGCGTCATCACCCGGGCAGGCCACATCATCCAGCCCCTCTCTGCTGAGGACGTCACCTCAGCTGGCAGCGGAGCCAAACCAGTGCTAGAAATCGCTCCCGAGCAGCGAGGGCAGTCCTCTGGCCGCCCGCACAAGAGAGCGCGATAG